Proteins from a single region of Chryseobacterium sp. T16E-39:
- a CDS encoding T9SS type A sorting domain-containing protein codes for MKKLLFPLILLLLAAEASAQQDFFALTGKDTPSIIFNDFRAIDVVNGISGEAFLSYDSPARVISQSRNGSVSEDKNSYNHAQSATMAALAFDSSGNNLVYMPMFSSNIYVLNTKTKEITLVENNVTRVTACDINSHITRMTTGYDGNIYAMNNSGTQFLQITKKNNQYSVIDLGIVKDDASNGKNSFTTIETGFGGDMIADADGNFYVFATSGNVFKVFKKELKAKFVGKINGLPENYSVNGSAVNSKGKIVIASAKGAALYEVDLQTLAANQLPGDLNLHIYDLASKYFANDRSMTANMAAHLDIYPTKVDEHFITVDGNDQSLKGNITLNVFDMSGKNVMKHSLLVKGGSLNQRINMNSLVSGAYIVNITDASGKILLNKKIIITK; via the coding sequence ATGAAAAAACTTTTATTCCCTCTAATCTTGCTGTTATTAGCAGCTGAAGCTTCGGCACAGCAGGATTTTTTTGCACTTACCGGAAAAGATACTCCGAGTATTATTTTTAATGACTTTCGGGCTATTGATGTTGTGAATGGTATTTCAGGAGAAGCCTTTCTCAGCTATGATTCTCCTGCAAGAGTCATTTCTCAATCGAGAAACGGCTCTGTTAGTGAGGATAAAAATTCCTACAATCACGCACAGTCTGCAACGATGGCAGCTTTAGCGTTTGATTCGTCGGGAAATAATTTGGTTTATATGCCTATGTTTTCTTCTAATATTTACGTTTTAAATACCAAAACTAAAGAAATTACTTTGGTAGAAAATAATGTAACCAGGGTAACTGCCTGTGATATTAATTCTCACATCACTAGAATGACAACTGGATATGATGGAAATATTTATGCAATGAACAATTCAGGGACCCAATTTTTGCAGATTACAAAAAAGAATAATCAATACTCAGTTATTGATTTGGGAATTGTTAAAGATGATGCTTCTAATGGAAAAAATTCATTTACAACAATTGAAACGGGCTTTGGAGGAGATATGATTGCAGATGCCGATGGTAATTTCTATGTTTTTGCAACTTCGGGGAATGTATTCAAAGTCTTTAAAAAAGAGCTTAAAGCAAAATTTGTAGGTAAAATCAATGGTCTTCCTGAAAATTATTCAGTGAATGGTTCTGCAGTAAATTCAAAAGGAAAAATAGTTATTGCCAGCGCAAAAGGAGCTGCGCTATATGAGGTTGATTTACAAACGTTAGCTGCCAATCAGCTTCCCGGAGATTTAAATTTGCATATATATGATCTTGCCAGTAAATATTTTGCGAATGACAGGTCTATGACAGCAAATATGGCTGCTCATCTGGATATCTATCCTACCAAAGTGGATGAACATTTCATTACGGTAGATGGTAATGATCAAAGCCTGAAAGGAAATATTACATTGAATGTTTTTGATATGTCAGGTAAAAATGTAATGAAACATAGCTTATTGGTGAAAGGAGGATCTTTGAATCAAAGAATAAATATGAACAGCTTAGTAAGTGGGGCATATATTGTTAATATTACTGATGCTTCGGGTAAAATATTATTAAACAAGAAGATTATTATAACGAAATAA
- a CDS encoding 4-alpha-glucanotransferase: MKLYFNVGYIANMGEGLQLVITEDGAVSKPHRMFYTENGLWKCEVDYFSKSISYHYQLVNEKGNLLRKEFVAHHLHFPHNYKEFLIFDEWNSKNFPENYLNNKILYNKLNQFVAEKMTVLKKHTHLFRIEAPIYNPDWRIVLFGNTESLGQWDYDKVVPLSQTEFGVWEVSIEIPENEFIEYKYCIYDERFGKVIDVETGHNRFSVPNLQKDVLQILSNHYFKFKAYQMYHDAGVAVPVFSLRSEGGFGVGEFADMKKLAEWANETNLGIIQILPINDTTANYTWTDSYPYAAVSVYALHPQYISLENLDFSLPEDLVEGYQSEKNELNALELIDYEKVIAGKWKYLKAVFNFEKEKIYKDRNFKKFIKDNENWLIPYSAFCVLRDKYKTPNFNDWKTHKKYIAGKIAPFFSVKSKDYDDAMLHAWVQYQLHKQLKDAIDYIHSLGVSVKGDLPIGIYRYSVEAWTEPELFGMDFQAGAPPDQFTELGQNWEFPTYNWEAMKKDDYTWWKNRFKALEQYFDAMRIDHILGFFRIWRMPISATQGILGYFYPAVPIVLEEFKALNIPFNFDRYCKPFINDQILWKYFGEQSNKALEFINKKADGTYSFKEEFDTQRKLSEYFRKKPQGSIEDKLISLCANVLFLTEEKNGQKVYHPRFNVYNTDSYQFLSEWEKNSIYDLYHDYFFRRQDRLWSEKAMEKLPVILNATKMLICGEDLGMVPGCVPVVMDELGIVALKVQRMPSENIPFYNPKTANYMTVVTASSHDSSTLRQWWKEDKELTQKYYNRQLIQYGKAPDELEPHLAEIIMKQHLYNDSMLAVFPLQEYFATDEELLNPKMDNERINDPAVFPHYWRYRMHLNLESLIEKESFNEKISHWVKDSGRK; encoded by the coding sequence ATGAAATTATACTTTAATGTTGGATACATTGCTAATATGGGAGAGGGTTTACAGCTGGTGATCACTGAGGATGGAGCCGTATCCAAACCCCATAGGATGTTTTATACAGAAAATGGCTTATGGAAGTGTGAAGTAGATTATTTTTCAAAATCTATTTCTTATCATTATCAGCTTGTGAATGAAAAAGGTAATCTTCTCAGAAAAGAATTTGTAGCCCATCATCTCCATTTTCCTCACAACTATAAAGAGTTTTTAATATTTGATGAATGGAATAGTAAGAACTTCCCTGAAAACTATCTAAACAATAAGATTCTTTACAATAAGCTAAATCAGTTCGTTGCCGAGAAAATGACTGTTTTAAAAAAACACACCCATTTATTCAGAATTGAAGCTCCTATTTACAATCCGGATTGGAGAATTGTTCTTTTCGGAAACACTGAATCTTTAGGACAATGGGATTATGATAAAGTAGTTCCTTTATCGCAAACGGAATTTGGAGTTTGGGAAGTATCAATTGAAATTCCTGAGAATGAATTTATCGAATATAAATATTGTATTTATGATGAGCGTTTTGGAAAGGTTATAGATGTAGAAACCGGGCACAACAGGTTTTCTGTTCCTAATCTGCAGAAAGATGTATTACAAATTCTTTCGAACCATTATTTTAAATTTAAAGCTTATCAAATGTACCATGATGCAGGAGTGGCTGTTCCTGTATTTTCGTTACGAAGTGAAGGTGGATTTGGAGTAGGAGAGTTTGCCGACATGAAGAAATTAGCGGAATGGGCTAACGAAACCAATCTCGGAATTATTCAGATTCTTCCCATTAATGATACTACAGCAAACTATACCTGGACGGATTCTTATCCTTATGCTGCTGTTTCAGTTTATGCATTACACCCGCAATATATTTCACTGGAAAATCTTGATTTTTCTTTACCGGAGGATTTAGTTGAAGGATATCAGTCGGAGAAAAATGAGCTTAATGCTTTAGAACTGATCGACTACGAAAAAGTAATTGCTGGTAAGTGGAAATATTTAAAAGCTGTTTTCAATTTTGAGAAAGAGAAAATCTATAAGGATCGGAATTTCAAAAAATTTATAAAAGACAATGAAAACTGGCTTATTCCATACAGTGCTTTCTGTGTTCTGAGGGATAAATATAAAACACCCAATTTTAATGATTGGAAAACACATAAAAAATACATTGCAGGAAAAATAGCACCATTTTTCTCTGTGAAGAGCAAGGATTATGATGATGCCATGCTTCATGCATGGGTACAGTATCAACTTCATAAGCAGCTAAAAGATGCTATTGATTACATTCACAGTTTAGGAGTTTCCGTAAAAGGAGATCTGCCTATTGGAATTTACAGATATTCTGTGGAAGCATGGACCGAACCGGAACTCTTTGGGATGGACTTCCAGGCAGGAGCACCACCTGATCAGTTTACGGAATTAGGGCAAAACTGGGAGTTTCCCACCTATAACTGGGAAGCGATGAAGAAGGATGATTATACCTGGTGGAAAAACAGGTTCAAAGCATTGGAGCAATATTTTGATGCAATGAGGATAGACCATATTTTAGGCTTTTTCAGAATATGGAGAATGCCAATTTCTGCCACGCAAGGTATTCTGGGATACTTTTATCCTGCAGTGCCTATTGTTTTGGAGGAGTTTAAAGCACTGAATATTCCTTTTAATTTTGATCGGTATTGTAAGCCTTTTATCAACGATCAGATTTTATGGAAATATTTTGGTGAACAGAGCAATAAAGCTTTAGAGTTCATCAATAAAAAAGCAGATGGAACCTATTCGTTTAAGGAAGAATTCGATACCCAAAGAAAACTCTCAGAGTACTTTCGTAAGAAACCTCAGGGTTCTATTGAGGATAAGCTCATTTCGCTTTGCGCGAACGTTTTATTTCTAACGGAAGAAAAAAATGGACAGAAAGTGTACCACCCAAGGTTTAATGTTTATAATACCGATTCTTATCAGTTTTTATCTGAGTGGGAAAAAAACTCGATCTATGATTTGTACCATGATTATTTTTTCAGGAGACAGGATCGTCTGTGGTCTGAAAAAGCAATGGAAAAACTTCCCGTAATTCTTAATGCAACAAAAATGTTGATTTGTGGTGAAGATTTAGGAATGGTTCCAGGCTGTGTTCCTGTAGTAATGGATGAATTAGGTATTGTAGCACTGAAAGTTCAGCGTATGCCATCTGAGAATATTCCGTTCTATAATCCAAAAACGGCAAACTATATGACTGTGGTTACAGCTTCTTCACATGACAGTTCCACTTTAAGACAATGGTGGAAAGAAGATAAAGAGCTCACCCAAAAGTATTACAACAGACAATTGATACAATATGGAAAAGCTCCGGATGAGCTAGAGCCTCACCTGGCTGAGATTATTATGAAGCAGCATTTATATAACGATTCGATGTTAGCTGTTTTTCCGCTGCAGGAATATTTCGCTACAGATGAAGAGCTTTTAAATCCAAAAATGGATAATGAGAGGATTAATGATCCTGCCGTTTTCCCACATTATTGGCGTTATAGAATGCATTTGAATCTGGAAAGTTTAATTGAGAAAGAGTCTTTCAATGAAAAAATCAGTCATTGGGTGAAAGATAGTGGTAGGAAATGA
- a CDS encoding ferritin, producing the protein MVSEKIAKLINEQIAHEQYAAQYYLSMSAWFSSKDLDGIANYFRVQSKEELMHADKMFDYLNDVGGEIIIGEIPKPPHEFDNATDIFEKALAHEKIVTKSIFNIVKNANDEGDFATTSFLQWFINEQVEEEASASQLVTKIKMVCDNPSALYLFDQELAQRVFVPAAGA; encoded by the coding sequence ATGGTAAGCGAAAAAATTGCAAAATTAATCAATGAACAAATAGCCCACGAACAATATGCTGCACAATATTACCTTTCAATGTCTGCTTGGTTTTCAAGTAAAGACCTTGATGGTATTGCTAATTATTTCAGGGTTCAAAGCAAAGAAGAACTTATGCATGCTGATAAAATGTTTGATTATTTAAATGATGTAGGAGGAGAAATTATTATCGGAGAAATTCCAAAACCACCTCATGAGTTTGATAATGCAACAGATATTTTTGAAAAGGCATTGGCACATGAAAAAATAGTAACTAAGAGTATCTTTAATATCGTAAAGAATGCTAATGATGAAGGAGACTTTGCTACAACTTCTTTTTTACAATGGTTCATTAACGAACAGGTAGAAGAGGAGGCAAGTGCATCTCAACTGGTTACAAAAATCAAAATGGTATGTGATAACCCTTCAGCGTTATATTTATTCGATCAGGAACTGGCTCAAAGAGTTTTTGTTCCTGCAGCCGGAGCATAA
- a CDS encoding PAAR-like protein, translated as MSAPIPYTVQSGETLQDIAKKLGIKDWTELKNYHNQNAGPDQKVPNVPYAGFNLLTPSQEEIYKMNGETPPPDPSEEQKSAEQKQGEEKKKEEEEKKEEKASKSDHDGKYFVVHNAKCVCDKAENPKQTADLQVTTHKIIVLNDDSTKLAATEEDKTFNPPVATFGKCTLKPSAAGNLPCALAAAPKWSKTYDSTQVMGKNTLTEISELQCMVGGKITIDKHGQIDSVSNAHADNTNPVELAMVNPAIAQPKKKEEYPVVTSISLTKIEDRKDFKEVDSKKKEIIYLRKNEEADFKANLKSGNKQLTSWMVYSDHQGKKDNRLFLKEQIGTEFSQSFADLGKFRVEGYGKPKSPEFEKGKYDKCDPSCSIDIEVIENTLLDIECTSGDFSTRIDPSKNRKFRRGVPSVFKAKFFIPDLTEEEKSRLTLSLLDGDGNIVTDGVQNGDILTFTPQNTKAKYTIVAKYTNDNGEVIEKQMSGETEGNAVIGISHGAEVVRPGTAMSFSVSKMKYNFGTNNPVYDLTSDESSEVKWNLNGVLQGTGKSITIPGNQLMAPGKYVVEAYSKVANATGKGAKDEEDDWRFEVKNNIVTEIKYDKKPKVGVNIVFEISKMLIKDYDAAKDGAIVWKITGPITATGTGEKLSYKFSAPGKYTINCSMGGRNCEKPLSIDVIQPKITVETAKWMDNDGSSGNIIKEAGYGQEISAYVRYEGLQGEDVKLEVYDNDSTGSNIIFEKSGVLNDTATAVYWPFTLDDSIKQKIQSKGVTKKGELFFKMKSTNSSLIIQNSDKALASSLIVSDVPKIVDAYFCDASDTEKRYNSPIATPLYFKIYAINMVDKNVEVQFITKSDMYFSIAWNPKQWKDWKDVKDKFAKEIFFDKKEGKINKKGELILKVDPSKLGKPKNYFKISAIIKVTEGEGKEAKEKAMYLDHSDMAILYATATLPNMVENKGAVKVGRETLSTGKNDDDGICEAEARVRAFMRMLRKGEGTEGEKGYTTQYSGKQFTDLSKHPEEVITAGNYSSSAAGAYQIMRYTWWWVNGEKLTKENKKAGVYEDAHDYIKKYQISSFNQESQDETCIILFKYKQSRKFLDLIVANKPQEAMEKYGSYEWASLPPGRYGQPTQTMEGALAEYERCLKEELKGISNLHIKKGFLKKFGYDCCELEKIVVGDINKYKIEVDKFTYPKIMKNETSKKYQYDIYENGQLIKTITLEKNEHGLLPFPETGPNWGRFGTRDSGGDNWVDEKVCAALLGFFYSLPKNNYTDSLYFNDISANDGRNIGHSGHNISGNDIDIRYPGSSNAGQTLWSDAKKAYPSEEKFIEALENILSVGVKWGFNKNYAYKKDIKHTTGKATSVHQDHFHLGLR; from the coding sequence ATGTCAGCACCCATCCCATATACTGTCCAGAGCGGTGAAACGTTACAGGATATAGCCAAAAAATTGGGTATAAAAGACTGGACTGAGCTCAAAAACTACCACAATCAAAATGCGGGTCCCGATCAAAAGGTTCCCAATGTTCCTTATGCCGGATTCAATCTCTTAACTCCATCACAGGAGGAGATTTATAAGATGAATGGTGAAACTCCACCACCCGATCCTTCGGAAGAACAAAAAAGTGCCGAACAAAAACAGGGTGAGGAAAAAAAGAAGGAAGAAGAGGAAAAGAAAGAGGAAAAAGCTTCCAAAAGTGATCATGACGGAAAATATTTTGTGGTACATAATGCAAAATGCGTTTGTGATAAAGCAGAAAATCCAAAGCAGACAGCAGATCTACAGGTTACCACACATAAAATCATTGTCCTCAACGATGACAGCACCAAATTAGCTGCTACAGAAGAAGATAAAACATTTAATCCACCAGTTGCAACTTTTGGAAAGTGTACATTAAAACCATCAGCAGCAGGTAATCTCCCGTGTGCCTTAGCCGCAGCCCCTAAATGGAGTAAAACGTATGACAGCACGCAGGTTATGGGGAAAAATACACTCACCGAAATTTCAGAATTGCAATGTATGGTGGGCGGAAAAATAACGATAGATAAACATGGACAGATAGATTCTGTAAGCAATGCCCATGCTGATAATACCAATCCGGTAGAGCTTGCGATGGTAAATCCGGCAATAGCACAACCGAAGAAAAAAGAAGAATATCCCGTTGTCACCTCTATTTCTCTGACAAAAATTGAAGATAGAAAAGACTTTAAAGAAGTAGATTCTAAGAAAAAAGAGATTATTTATCTCCGTAAAAATGAAGAAGCTGATTTTAAAGCCAATCTAAAAAGTGGTAATAAACAGCTTACCTCATGGATGGTATATAGTGACCATCAGGGTAAAAAAGACAATAGACTCTTCCTAAAGGAACAAATTGGCACTGAATTTTCACAAAGTTTTGCTGATCTAGGAAAGTTTAGAGTAGAAGGATATGGCAAACCTAAAAGTCCTGAATTTGAAAAAGGAAAATATGATAAATGTGACCCTTCATGTTCTATCGATATTGAGGTTATCGAAAATACTCTTCTTGACATTGAATGTACCTCAGGTGATTTTTCAACACGTATTGATCCTTCTAAAAATAGAAAATTCAGACGTGGAGTCCCTTCCGTTTTTAAAGCAAAGTTTTTTATTCCTGATCTTACAGAAGAAGAAAAATCCAGATTAACCCTATCTCTGTTGGATGGTGATGGAAATATTGTAACCGATGGGGTCCAAAACGGAGATATATTAACTTTTACTCCTCAGAATACTAAAGCTAAGTATACCATTGTTGCCAAATATACGAATGACAATGGAGAAGTTATAGAAAAACAAATGTCCGGAGAAACTGAAGGCAATGCTGTAATTGGAATAAGCCATGGAGCTGAGGTAGTAAGACCTGGAACAGCCATGTCCTTCAGTGTTTCTAAAATGAAATATAATTTTGGAACAAATAATCCTGTTTATGATCTGACCTCCGATGAATCTTCTGAGGTTAAATGGAATCTAAATGGTGTGTTACAGGGAACAGGAAAAAGCATTACAATACCTGGGAACCAGCTTATGGCTCCAGGAAAATATGTTGTAGAGGCGTACAGCAAAGTTGCAAACGCAACAGGAAAAGGAGCTAAAGATGAAGAAGATGACTGGCGCTTTGAAGTAAAAAACAATATAGTCACTGAAATAAAATATGATAAGAAGCCTAAAGTAGGTGTCAATATTGTCTTCGAAATAAGTAAAATGCTTATTAAAGATTATGATGCTGCCAAAGATGGAGCCATAGTATGGAAAATAACCGGTCCAATTACAGCAACCGGGACAGGTGAAAAACTGTCTTATAAATTTTCAGCACCTGGAAAATATACTATTAATTGCAGTATGGGTGGCAGAAACTGTGAAAAACCATTATCAATTGATGTAATACAGCCTAAAATAACTGTAGAAACAGCAAAATGGATGGATAATGATGGAAGCAGTGGAAATATTATAAAAGAAGCCGGTTATGGACAGGAAATCTCGGCATATGTAAGATATGAAGGACTCCAAGGTGAGGATGTAAAACTGGAAGTTTATGATAATGACAGCACCGGCAGTAATATAATTTTTGAAAAATCTGGAGTTTTAAATGATACCGCGACTGCTGTATACTGGCCTTTTACATTAGATGATTCTATAAAGCAAAAAATACAGAGTAAGGGAGTTACAAAAAAAGGTGAATTGTTTTTTAAAATGAAATCAACAAATTCATCCCTTATTATTCAAAATTCCGACAAGGCCCTTGCTTCTTCACTTATTGTTTCTGATGTCCCTAAAATTGTAGATGCTTATTTTTGTGATGCTTCAGATACGGAAAAGCGTTATAATTCACCAATAGCTACTCCTCTATATTTTAAAATTTACGCCATTAACATGGTTGATAAAAATGTAGAGGTACAATTTATTACAAAGTCAGACATGTACTTTAGTATAGCCTGGAATCCAAAACAGTGGAAAGATTGGAAAGATGTAAAAGATAAATTTGCTAAAGAGATTTTCTTTGACAAAAAAGAAGGTAAAATCAATAAAAAAGGTGAATTAATACTTAAAGTAGATCCATCGAAATTAGGCAAGCCTAAAAACTATTTTAAAATTTCAGCAATTATTAAAGTTACTGAAGGAGAAGGAAAAGAGGCCAAAGAAAAAGCAATGTATCTCGATCATTCTGACATGGCAATTTTGTATGCAACAGCTACCCTTCCTAATATGGTAGAGAATAAGGGTGCTGTAAAAGTGGGAAGAGAGACATTATCGACAGGTAAAAACGATGATGATGGTATATGTGAAGCAGAAGCAAGAGTAAGAGCCTTCATGAGGATGTTAAGAAAAGGCGAAGGTACAGAGGGAGAAAAAGGATACACAACACAATATAGTGGTAAACAATTTACTGATTTAAGCAAGCATCCTGAGGAAGTTATAACAGCAGGAAATTATTCTTCTTCTGCAGCAGGGGCTTACCAGATAATGCGATATACTTGGTGGTGGGTTAATGGTGAAAAACTAACTAAAGAGAACAAAAAAGCAGGTGTATATGAAGATGCACATGATTACATTAAAAAATATCAAATATCAAGTTTTAATCAAGAATCACAAGATGAGACTTGTATTATACTCTTTAAGTATAAACAAAGTAGAAAATTCCTTGATTTAATAGTCGCAAATAAACCTCAGGAGGCAATGGAAAAGTATGGAAGCTATGAATGGGCTAGCTTACCTCCTGGAAGATATGGGCAACCGACGCAGACTATGGAAGGAGCACTGGCTGAATATGAGAGATGTTTGAAAGAAGAGCTTAAAGGAATTAGTAATTTACATATCAAAAAAGGGTTTTTGAAAAAATTTGGATATGATTGTTGTGAATTAGAGAAAATTGTAGTTGGAGATATCAACAAATACAAGATAGAAGTTGACAAATTCACATATCCAAAAATAATGAAGAACGAGACATCTAAAAAATATCAGTACGATATCTATGAAAATGGTCAATTAATTAAAACCATCACATTAGAAAAAAATGAACATGGGTTATTGCCTTTTCCTGAAACCGGACCGAACTGGGGTCGATTTGGAACAAGAGATTCTGGTGGGGATAATTGGGTAGATGAAAAAGTTTGTGCAGCCTTATTAGGGTTCTTTTATTCATTACCAAAAAATAATTACACAGACAGTTTATATTTCAATGATATCTCAGCTAATGACGGACGAAATATTGGCCATTCCGGACACAATATATCAGGAAATGATATAGATATTAGATATCCTGGAAGTAGTAATGCAGGACAAACCCTTTGGAGTGATGCTAAGAAAGCATATCCAAGTGAAGAAAAGTTTATTGAAGCATTGGAAAACATACTTTCTGTAGGGGTTAAATGGGGCTTTAACAAAAATTATGCATACAAAAAAGATATAAAACATACAACAGGTAAAGCAACTTCAGTACACCAAGATCATTTTCATTTAGGTTTAAGATAA
- a CDS encoding type VI secretion system Vgr family protein translates to MKNKITNADKIAENHIAGVQRVVKLDVVIEGKIIKHFKHFRLQQSTRKHHSFELTLAHDSLGSLQNHELDQAQQFLGKRLTVVFKYKDAESESPERTFVGIITKVAFSQEKMSLGNVVLKGYSPTILMDSAPHTQSFGGDKPVNTSIIADRVLKETLNSGKFDYKIDAQNKSYINYSAQYKESHYNYLARLAETYGEQFYYDGETLYFGKLPPKEQPIRLTYGSNVSDISVELKAVHIKPEFFGYNSSNHTKLMSTSASIKHLGQLASKAYELNNDIYKTRSLNSSPINANMSLNVDDSQKSAAGSAAVEVFTVSGTTSVPFLHPGCVADIEMRKPDTNQTTYFTKLMITDVSHEVNTRGVYTGSFEAIAEGTGFIPKSEFITPSAEPQIATVISNTDPLNQGRIQVQFDWQLNDTTHFIRMMSPDAGGTDMITQNRGFVAVPEVGDQVMVGFEYHHPDFPFAMGGMFHGAVGLGGGVNNHIKSIQTRSGNKVIFNDAEGSIYIEDPSGNTYFMDGKGSIIVNAPKDMTFTAGNNIRMSAGNDITSIAGSNIFSTANVNIVSNAGVNMVDTAGRDLLQTATGNIHESSDMRTEISENERNIQSKKSDSYAEKVTVVSTKENMILQSEKTVKSQSGEQGNSH, encoded by the coding sequence ATGAAAAACAAAATAACCAATGCAGATAAAATTGCTGAAAATCATATTGCAGGAGTTCAGCGCGTGGTAAAACTGGATGTTGTGATTGAAGGTAAGATTATTAAGCACTTCAAACATTTCCGCTTACAGCAAAGCACACGAAAACATCATAGTTTTGAGCTTACATTGGCTCACGATTCTTTAGGATCCTTACAAAATCATGAACTGGATCAAGCCCAACAATTTCTTGGAAAACGCTTAACTGTCGTTTTTAAATATAAAGATGCAGAAAGTGAAAGCCCTGAAAGAACTTTCGTGGGTATTATTACCAAAGTAGCTTTTAGTCAGGAAAAAATGAGTCTGGGTAATGTCGTATTAAAGGGATACAGCCCAACAATTTTAATGGACTCGGCACCACATACTCAAAGTTTTGGAGGGGATAAGCCTGTGAACACTTCAATTATTGCAGATAGAGTTCTTAAAGAGACTTTAAATTCCGGTAAGTTCGACTATAAAATTGATGCACAGAATAAAAGCTATATCAATTATAGTGCTCAGTATAAAGAGAGCCACTACAACTACCTTGCAAGACTCGCAGAAACCTATGGAGAACAGTTTTACTATGACGGGGAAACCCTCTATTTTGGGAAACTTCCACCAAAAGAACAGCCTATACGTCTTACTTATGGAAGTAATGTAAGTGATATCTCTGTAGAATTGAAAGCAGTTCACATAAAACCTGAATTCTTCGGATACAACAGCAGTAATCACACCAAATTAATGAGTACTTCAGCAAGTATCAAACATCTTGGACAGCTTGCCTCAAAAGCTTATGAACTTAATAACGATATTTATAAGACCCGTTCATTGAACTCCTCACCTATTAACGCTAATATGTCGTTAAATGTGGATGACTCTCAAAAAAGTGCTGCAGGAAGTGCTGCAGTAGAGGTCTTTACCGTTTCAGGTACAACATCGGTTCCTTTTCTACACCCAGGTTGCGTTGCAGACATAGAAATGAGAAAGCCGGATACTAACCAGACTACTTATTTCACCAAACTCATGATCACCGATGTTTCTCATGAGGTCAATACGAGAGGCGTTTATACAGGTTCATTTGAAGCTATTGCGGAAGGAACAGGGTTTATTCCTAAATCTGAATTTATTACTCCCAGTGCTGAACCTCAGATTGCAACAGTAATTTCCAACACCGACCCGTTAAATCAGGGCCGTATACAGGTACAGTTCGACTGGCAACTCAATGATACCACTCACTTTATCAGAATGATGAGCCCCGATGCAGGAGGAACAGATATGATCACTCAAAACAGGGGGTTTGTAGCCGTTCCGGAAGTAGGTGATCAGGTAATGGTCGGTTTCGAATACCATCATCCCGATTTTCCTTTTGCTATGGGAGGAATGTTCCATGGAGCTGTAGGTTTAGGCGGTGGTGTCAATAATCATATTAAATCAATACAAACACGAAGTGGTAATAAAGTAATCTTTAATGATGCTGAAGGAAGTATCTATATTGAAGATCCAAGTGGAAACACCTATTTTATGGATGGAAAAGGGAGTATCATCGTTAATGCTCCAAAAGATATGACTTTTACTGCAGGAAATAACATAAGGATGTCAGCAGGAAATGATATCACTTCCATAGCCGGCAGCAACATCTTTTCAACAGCGAATGTAAATATCGTTTCCAATGCCGGCGTTAATATGGTGGATACAGCGGGGAGAGATTTACTTCAAACTGCTACAGGAAATATTCACGAGTCCTCTGATATGAGAACAGAAATTTCTGAAAACGAAAGAAATATCCAATCGAAAAAGAGCGATTCTTATGCTGAAAAGGTAACGGTAGTAAGTACTAAAGAAAATATGATTCTACAAAGCGAAAAGACCGTAAAATCTCAAAGCGGAGAGCAAGGAAATTCACACTAA
- the tssD gene encoding type VI secretion system tube protein TssD produces the protein MAANSRGILKFNGSEGQKLLKLNYSVSRSTDVSGRVASDPSNAIIKLTIEATEKSEILESLLNGKYKPTTGEITFNKSHEEGTLITLTWENGYVIQHEVDFDAVDENSMLISFIVSAEKINYGNSAYEGIWPGA, from the coding sequence ATGGCAGCAAATTCAAGAGGAATCTTAAAATTCAACGGAAGCGAAGGACAGAAATTATTAAAGCTTAATTACAGCGTATCAAGATCTACAGACGTTTCAGGACGTGTAGCATCTGATCCATCAAACGCTATTATCAAATTAACAATTGAAGCTACAGAGAAATCTGAAATCCTTGAAAGCTTATTAAACGGAAAATACAAGCCTACAACCGGAGAAATTACATTCAACAAATCTCACGAAGAAGGAACATTGATCACTTTAACTTGGGAGAATGGATATGTAATTCAGCATGAAGTTGACTTCGACGCTGTTGACGAAAACAGTATGTTGATCAGCTTTATCGTAAGTGCAGAAAAAATCAATTATGGTAATTCTGCTTACGAAGGTATATGGCCTGGTGCATAA